The DNA region GGAATCCATCAACAGTAGCTTTTCTATGACCCTAAAAAGAAGCAGCAGAACACACCTCATTACTGGCAGCAGCATCCACAGGTCCTTTGGACTGAAGCTGATCATCTGCAAGGTGCTCTCTCCATCAGAATGTATTTTAATGACAATGTGAAATGAAAAGTTCTGGACATGTTAACTTACGTAAAGCAGGATACTCCGATGCCACGTCTTGAGTCACTTTGCTCTCATGATCACCAGCTTCAGCAATAGCATTGTGCTTCGCATCATAATGGCTACCAGATGGCATCTGCTCTGAAGACAGGTTTGTAGTGAAAGTAGACTTTTTATAAGAAGGGCAACTGGATGTTAGCCTCTTCGACGACAATGGAGACTTCTTGTCAAAAGAGCTACCAGAAGATAAGCGCTTTGAGGATGAACTCCCCATGCTGGGATACAATTTATCTGAAGGGTTATCCAATGAGAGGCGTCCAGAAGCAGAATCCATTGCTGCTATAGATCCTCTCGGACTTAATTTTTCAGTGGAGGATCTGAATGCTGACTGGATTATTTCATTGCTGCAAGGAACTTCAATCTCGGTGTTCTTCAGTAGATCAAAGTTTGCTTCATCTAACTGGCCCACGATCACAGCCTCAGAGTCATCAAACTCAAAACTCTCGTTCAGTTTCCTCTGAAAGCTTGCTAGGCCCATGACATCGTCATCATGCTTGTCAACAATGATAGCACCCACATCAACAAGATCGTCACCAGAGTCACACTCCAGGCACTCATCTACTTTAAGTTTGGCCGTGTCAATGTTGTTGTCTACGGCATTGATTGCTATAGGTGTATCCATCTTCTCACAACCATCAGTATCAAACTTCGGTTGGTTCACTAGCCTGCCATGGGCAGTGAGAAGCTCATCAAATAAAGGGGTCAAAGTGCCAGCACTCTCATGGCGCACAGTGTAACTCCTGAGCTCACTTTGGATCCTGTGAATTGGCTGTCCACAAAAGGCAGCTTATTATTCAAAGGAGCAGTATTGACATCAGGATTAGTACTTAACTATAACATTATCCACAGGTTTCAAGCTTCTATCAACTGGCTATACAAGCACAAACCAACAAAAATAAAACGATACAGTAGAAAAGTGGTAGTATTTA from Panicum hallii strain FIL2 chromosome 9, PHallii_v3.1, whole genome shotgun sequence includes:
- the LOC112876832 gene encoding uncharacterized protein LOC112876832; protein product: MDPQPTPFPGKRRPVAAPAPAPPALKAAVPKPKSIATTRAARMAKRSPTGNADAAPQPRPLRRAFGTTRSSNALVEKPPPPLQKASKVSPQPLKKPSKLSPPPLPKPCKMSPPAMQKPSKLPPAAIQKPSKLSPPNPVRVTKTSRLAAKPLKKVAPSGEKAKTKKRSQRVSFQEAAVGAAASSGEKAKAYADDAAGHTPMVAMRAGEKPAKVLAAETPFFSAQNCSSCTLDQLESATYWLAQIRLAESVGKHWVAAAFFRIAFECQAQPIHRIQSELRSYTVRHESAGTLTPLFDELLTAHGRLVNQPKFDTDGCEKMDTPIAINAVDNNIDTAKLKVDECLECDSGDDLVDVGAIIVDKHDDDVMGLASFQRKLNESFEFDDSEAVIVGQLDEANFDLLKNTEIEVPCSNEIIQSAFRSSTEKLSPRGSIAAMDSASGRLSLDNPSDKLYPSMGSSSSKRLSSGSSFDKKSPLSSKRLTSSCPSYKKSTFTTNLSSEQMPSGSHYDAKHNAIAEAGDHESKVTQDVASEYPALHDQLQSKGPVDAAASNEMQ